A window from Candidatus Bathyarchaeota archaeon A05DMB-5 encodes these proteins:
- a CDS encoding CTP synthase, with amino-acid sequence MVKYIFITGGVLSSVGKGIVTSSIGKMLQARGLKVTVIKIDPYVNVDAGTMNPYMHGEVYVTDDGGETDLDLGWYERFLDLNLRKENNLTTGLVYRAVIEKERRGDFLGRCVQIVPHVTNEIKHRIRAVAKASDVDVVLTEVGGTVGDIEGLPFLEAIRQMRLEEGYENTLYVHVALVPVLDVTKEMKTKPLQHSVNELRRIGIQPDTIVARSREMIDSESLRKIALFGTIPENAVFCSYNVESVYQVPLILDEQGMGEFICKRLGFSGRLQDFKEWKKFVDAILNPQHEVKIALVGKYAGLTDSYVSMNEALRHGGAACKTKVCISYIEAEKFEQNPNEFEILKNFDGIFVPYGFGPRGTEGKIMAIKYARENDMPFLGICYGFQLAVIEFARNVCGLKDANSTEINPQSPNPVIDLMPEQRGIEIKGATMRLGAHKIVIKPNTLAYSLYKNEEIYERHRHRFEVNLGYLDKLEKNGLVFSGKSADGRRMEILELPNHFFFFASQFHGEFKSRPVKPEPEYYGFVKACLCKKLGKAKPEF; translated from the coding sequence ATGGTTAAGTACATTTTTATTACAGGCGGCGTGCTGAGTTCGGTTGGGAAGGGTATTGTAACTTCTTCTATTGGAAAAATGTTGCAAGCACGAGGCTTAAAGGTAACTGTCATAAAGATTGACCCTTACGTGAATGTTGACGCTGGAACAATGAATCCTTACATGCACGGTGAAGTTTACGTGACTGACGATGGCGGCGAAACAGACTTGGATTTGGGCTGGTATGAACGCTTTCTTGATTTAAACTTGAGGAAAGAAAATAATCTTACCACGGGTTTGGTGTATAGGGCGGTTATTGAAAAAGAGCGACGTGGTGATTTTCTAGGAAGATGTGTTCAAATTGTGCCGCATGTGACAAACGAAATTAAACATCGTATTCGAGCGGTTGCCAAAGCTTCAGATGTGGATGTTGTCTTAACGGAAGTGGGTGGAACGGTGGGCGACATTGAAGGATTACCCTTTTTGGAAGCCATTCGTCAAATGCGTTTGGAAGAGGGCTACGAAAACACTTTGTACGTGCATGTTGCGCTGGTTCCAGTTTTAGATGTTACGAAGGAAATGAAAACAAAGCCTTTGCAGCACAGTGTCAACGAGTTACGGCGTATCGGTATTCAACCAGACACCATAGTTGCAAGAAGTCGGGAAATGATAGACTCTGAATCTTTAAGGAAAATAGCTCTTTTCGGAACAATACCAGAAAATGCGGTTTTCTGCTCTTACAATGTCGAATCAGTTTACCAAGTTCCACTTATTTTGGACGAGCAGGGAATGGGCGAGTTTATCTGTAAACGGCTAGGTTTTTCGGGGCGATTGCAAGATTTTAAGGAATGGAAAAAGTTTGTTGATGCCATATTAAACCCTCAACACGAAGTCAAAATTGCATTAGTGGGCAAGTATGCCGGCTTAACAGATAGTTATGTAAGTATGAACGAGGCATTGCGGCATGGAGGTGCTGCTTGCAAGACAAAGGTCTGCATCAGTTACATAGAAGCCGAAAAATTTGAACAAAATCCAAATGAATTTGAGATTTTGAAGAATTTTGATGGAATATTCGTGCCTTACGGTTTCGGTCCTAGAGGAACTGAAGGAAAAATAATGGCAATCAAATACGCAAGAGAAAACGACATGCCTTTTCTTGGAATATGTTATGGTTTCCAATTAGCTGTGATAGAATTTGCACGCAACGTGTGCGGCTTAAAAGACGCAAACAGCACAGAAATCAACCCGCAATCACCTAACCCAGTAATTGACCTCATGCCAGAACAACGCGGAATAGAAATTAAAGGAGCAACAATGCGGTTGGGCGCTCACAAAATAGTCATAAAACCTAACACGCTAGCTTATAGCCTTTACAAAAATGAGGAAATCTACGAACGCCACAGACATAGATTCGAAGTCAACTTGGGCTATCTGGATAAGCTTGAGAAAAATGGATTAGTTTTTTCTGGAAAAAGCGCAGATGGAAGAAGAATGGAGATTCTGGAGTTGCCAAATCATTTCTTCTTTTTTGCGTCACAATTTCATGGAGAATTCAAAAGTCGCCCAGTGAAGCCAGAACCAGAATATTATGGTTTCGTAAAGGCGTGTTTATGCAAAAAATTGGGGAAAGCCAAACCTGAGTTTTAA
- a CDS encoding NUDIX hydrolase — MSKKFCSVKILKSKPIYNKHGITILEDSVKFADGTTYEYVYFRSKGTVVIAAFTEDKKMILTKQYRHPLRRIVYDVPGGAIENGETPLEAALRELEEETGFTAEKLEWIGRFSRGPSSQAVVEVFFAKIKRKNEHFDTTEIVEIEMVDFDSLFKRILKGECFDAAVVISVLLVSAKRLLE, encoded by the coding sequence TTGAGTAAAAAATTTTGTTCGGTAAAAATCTTAAAATCAAAGCCCATTTACAATAAACATGGTATAACAATCTTAGAAGACAGTGTGAAATTTGCTGATGGAACAACTTATGAATATGTTTACTTCAGAAGCAAGGGAACTGTCGTAATAGCGGCTTTCACAGAAGATAAAAAGATGATTTTGACAAAGCAATACCGTCATCCTCTCAGAAGAATTGTTTACGATGTTCCAGGAGGTGCCATAGAGAATGGTGAAACACCTCTGGAAGCTGCTCTGAGAGAACTTGAGGAAGAAACTGGTTTTACCGCTGAAAAACTTGAGTGGATTGGTAGATTCAGTCGTGGTCCAAGCAGTCAAGCAGTTGTAGAAGTATTCTTTGCAAAGATAAAACGTAAAAATGAACATTTTGATACAACCGAAATAGTTGAAATCGAAATGGTTGATTTTGATTCACTGTTTAAGAGAATTTTAAAAGGTGAATGCTTTGATGCCGCGGTGGTCATAAGTGTTCTGCTTGTTTCGGCAAAAAGGCTTCTGGAATAA
- a CDS encoding radical SAM protein translates to MKKSPSVVYWLGSNLYLNITNKCSNNCYFCIRNFKSGVGNFNLKLSKEPSTEEILDDLLKVLNRKNWREIVFCGFGEPLERLDCLLEVTRWIRKHYGKPVSIRVDTNGQGFLLNKSRDITTELKAEGVNKLSVSLNAHDKETYNQVCKPKFEDAFENVLTFIEKAKGKFDVEITAVTISEVDLSKVAKIAQQIGVKFRAREYIPGFW, encoded by the coding sequence TTGAAAAAAAGCCCAAGTGTAGTCTATTGGCTTGGAAGTAATCTCTACCTAAACATTACTAACAAATGTTCTAACAACTGTTATTTCTGCATAAGAAATTTCAAAAGTGGAGTTGGCAACTTCAACCTAAAACTTTCAAAAGAACCATCCACCGAAGAAATTCTAGACGACCTTCTAAAAGTTCTGAACCGAAAAAATTGGCGTGAAATTGTGTTCTGTGGTTTTGGTGAGCCTTTGGAAAGACTGGATTGCCTTTTAGAAGTTACACGTTGGATAAGGAAGCATTATGGAAAGCCAGTAAGCATTCGTGTGGACACGAACGGTCAAGGTTTTTTGCTCAACAAGAGCAGAGACATTACCACAGAATTAAAAGCCGAAGGTGTGAATAAGTTAAGCGTCAGCCTAAACGCTCACGACAAGGAAACATATAATCAAGTTTGCAAACCAAAATTTGAAGACGCATTTGAAAACGTATTAACGTTTATTGAAAAAGCAAAAGGAAAATTTGATGTCGAGATTACAGCAGTGACCATTTCGGAAGTTGACCTTTCAAAAGTTGCCAAGATTGCTCAACAGATAGGTGTGAAATTTCGAGCAAGAGAATACATTCCGGGTTTCTGGTGA
- a CDS encoding zinc-binding dehydrogenase encodes MKAAMLYGVKDLRIEEVEKPKVNTGEVLVKVKAATTCGTDLKIFQRGYVGKVIKLPTIFGHEWAGEVVEVGENLEWPTKGMRVRAGNSAPCLHCTMCQKGKYNLCENMIWLWGAYAEYIKVPARMVLVNMQEIPQHVSFEEAAVTEPLACVLHGVEEADVKLGDSVAIIGAGPIGLLHMLTVKKMGVEKAIMIDLVEERLNFAEKLGADETVNAGKTDVIETVRKLTRDYGADVVIEAIGLPATWEQALRLVRKGGTVLEFGGCPPGTEVKVNAEMLHYGEVTVMGAFHTTPLHFRKALNLIASRTIDVRPLITKKMKLTNITEAFNILSTSKTEIKIAINP; translated from the coding sequence ATGAAAGCAGCCATGCTTTATGGAGTAAAAGACCTAAGGATTGAGGAAGTTGAAAAACCGAAGGTTAATACCGGTGAGGTTCTTGTCAAGGTGAAAGCTGCAACAACTTGCGGTACGGATTTGAAGATATTTCAGCGCGGTTACGTTGGAAAGGTAATAAAGCTTCCAACAATTTTTGGGCATGAATGGGCTGGAGAAGTTGTTGAGGTAGGAGAGAATTTGGAATGGCCCACGAAAGGAATGCGTGTTCGTGCTGGTAACAGTGCGCCTTGTTTGCATTGCACAATGTGTCAAAAGGGCAAGTATAATCTTTGCGAGAATATGATTTGGCTTTGGGGCGCTTATGCAGAATACATTAAAGTTCCGGCGCGGATGGTTTTGGTGAACATGCAAGAAATTCCACAGCATGTTTCTTTTGAAGAAGCAGCCGTCACCGAGCCTTTGGCCTGTGTTTTGCATGGCGTTGAAGAAGCGGATGTTAAGTTGGGCGATTCTGTGGCTATAATTGGTGCTGGACCAATTGGGCTTCTGCACATGTTGACGGTTAAGAAAATGGGCGTGGAAAAGGCAATAATGATTGACCTTGTAGAGGAAAGACTGAATTTTGCAGAAAAACTCGGCGCTGACGAAACAGTTAACGCTGGAAAAACAGATGTTATTGAAACCGTTCGCAAACTTACTCGTGATTATGGCGCGGATGTAGTAATAGAAGCAATAGGGTTGCCAGCTACATGGGAGCAAGCCCTCAGACTTGTTAGGAAAGGCGGAACAGTCTTGGAATTTGGTGGCTGTCCTCCGGGAACGGAAGTGAAAGTTAACGCGGAAATGCTGCATTATGGTGAAGTAACAGTTATGGGCGCTTTTCACACGACACCGTTGCATTTCAGAAAGGCCCTCAATTTGATTGCGTCTAGAACAATTGATGTAAGACCCTTGATAACAAAGAAAATGAAATTAACCAATATTACGGAAGCATTTAACATACTGTCCACATCAAAGACCGAAATTAAAATAGCTATAAACCCGTAA
- a CDS encoding alcohol dehydrogenase catalytic domain-containing protein, translating into MKVAMYYSPQDIRIEEMPTPKIREDEVLVKMKACGICGSDLMAWYLKTRAPLVLGHEPAGVIANKGRKVKDFDVGDRVFVHHHVACLSCHYCKHGDYTLCEQFHNTNIKPGGLAEYFKVPAPNLQIDTLKIPEKMSFEEATLIEPVGCCIRALKKCNLQKGDSVAVIGVGATGIIHTALAKIFGAKKTIASDLIDYRLKIAKKFGADVVVNSEKENLTDIVKVETEGRGVDVAVVTAPSLEAYKTGLSVIRKGGKLCIFAPTDPGKHLQISPKELFFSEIQIIPSYSTSHLETREAFGLIESRKIKVEELITHRFSLGDTAKAFETALKNKESLKVVVLNG; encoded by the coding sequence ATGAAGGTTGCCATGTACTATAGCCCACAAGACATAAGAATAGAGGAAATGCCTACGCCAAAAATACGGGAAGACGAAGTTTTGGTAAAAATGAAGGCTTGTGGAATATGCGGTTCAGACCTTATGGCTTGGTATTTGAAAACTCGCGCTCCACTTGTTCTCGGGCACGAACCTGCTGGTGTAATTGCAAATAAAGGAAGAAAGGTTAAGGATTTTGATGTTGGCGACAGAGTTTTTGTTCACCATCATGTTGCTTGCTTATCTTGTCATTACTGCAAACATGGCGATTACACGTTATGCGAACAATTCCACAACACGAACATTAAACCAGGCGGATTAGCAGAATACTTCAAAGTTCCAGCGCCTAACTTGCAGATAGACACATTAAAAATTCCAGAAAAAATGTCGTTTGAAGAAGCAACATTAATCGAACCAGTAGGCTGCTGCATAAGAGCTCTCAAAAAATGTAATCTTCAAAAAGGCGATTCGGTAGCGGTAATAGGCGTCGGAGCAACCGGAATAATTCACACAGCATTAGCGAAAATTTTTGGAGCTAAAAAAACGATTGCAAGCGATTTAATTGATTACCGCTTGAAAATAGCGAAAAAATTTGGAGCAGATGTCGTTGTTAATTCGGAAAAGGAAAATCTGACGGACATAGTTAAGGTTGAAACTGAAGGAAGAGGTGTAGATGTGGCGGTGGTTACTGCACCAAGCTTGGAAGCCTATAAAACTGGTTTAAGCGTCATTCGAAAAGGTGGAAAACTCTGCATTTTTGCTCCCACTGACCCGGGAAAACACTTGCAGATAAGCCCGAAAGAACTGTTTTTCTCCGAAATCCAAATAATTCCATCCTATTCAACTTCGCATTTGGAAACAAGAGAGGCTTTTGGGCTAATAGAATCTAGAAAAATAAAGGTGGAAGAGTTGATAACTCATCGTTTTTCGCTTGGCGATACTGCAAAAGCCTTTGAAACAGCTTTGAAGAATAAAGAGAGCTTAAAGGTTGTTGTATTGAATGGGTGA
- a CDS encoding 2-oxo acid dehydrogenase subunit E2, protein MVTKIVMPKLSLTMKEGTVGKWYKKEGEVVEKGEPIVEIISEKATYDLESPASGVLRKILVEEGVDAPVNAALAFITSPDEAFSEEQIRAEAPQDAGEVGEKVLASPAAKRLAREHGINLSLVKGSGPEGRIVEEDVKRFLEESRGLLPKIRQVIPLSGFRKTSAERVSTSFKTAPHSTVVMEVDVSEAEELHNRLRVSYTTIIIKAVAKALIEHPLLNSTLDGNQIKVFEDVNLGVAAATEYGLVVPVIHNADKKSLQEIDAAIKGLTEKARQGKLSKEELTGGTFTITNLGMYDVEFFTPIINPPEAAILGVGKITEKPVVINGKVEVKPRMMLSLSYDHRIVDGAPASEFLRKIKEKIERASELES, encoded by the coding sequence ATGGTTACAAAGATTGTCATGCCAAAACTTAGTTTAACAATGAAAGAAGGTACCGTAGGCAAATGGTACAAAAAGGAAGGAGAGGTTGTGGAGAAAGGCGAGCCAATAGTTGAGATAATCTCTGAAAAAGCCACATACGACTTGGAATCACCAGCCTCTGGAGTGTTGCGGAAAATTTTAGTAGAAGAAGGCGTTGACGCTCCGGTTAATGCTGCTCTGGCTTTTATAACAAGTCCAGATGAAGCGTTTTCTGAAGAGCAAATTCGCGCAGAAGCACCGCAAGACGCTGGAGAAGTAGGTGAGAAGGTTTTGGCTTCGCCGGCCGCGAAACGTTTGGCAAGAGAGCATGGAATAAATCTATCGCTTGTTAAGGGCAGCGGACCTGAAGGAAGAATAGTTGAGGAGGATGTTAAAAGATTTTTGGAAGAAAGTCGAGGGCTTTTGCCAAAAATTAGGCAGGTTATTCCGTTAAGTGGTTTCAGAAAAACATCCGCTGAGAGGGTTTCAACAAGCTTCAAAACAGCTCCGCACAGTACAGTAGTAATGGAGGTTGATGTTTCTGAAGCTGAAGAATTGCATAACAGACTTCGAGTGTCCTACACAACGATTATTATAAAAGCCGTTGCAAAAGCATTAATTGAGCATCCACTGTTGAATTCAACGTTAGATGGAAACCAAATAAAAGTTTTCGAAGATGTAAACTTGGGCGTTGCCGCTGCAACTGAGTATGGTTTAGTTGTTCCAGTCATCCATAACGCTGACAAGAAGTCTTTACAAGAAATCGATGCAGCTATAAAAGGATTAACGGAGAAAGCCCGACAAGGAAAACTATCCAAAGAAGAACTAACAGGAGGAACATTCACAATTACAAACCTCGGCATGTATGACGTCGAATTTTTCACACCAATAATCAATCCACCAGAAGCAGCCATACTTGGCGTAGGAAAAATAACAGAAAAACCCGTTGTGATTAATGGAAAAGTCGAGGTCAAGCCGAGAATGATGTTGAGTCTTTCTTATGACCACAGAATCGTCGATGGCGCTCCAGCCTCTGAGTTTCTGCGAAAAATTAAAGAGAAAATTGAAAGGGCTTCAGAGTTAGAAAGCTAA
- a CDS encoding sodium-translocating pyrophosphatase: MEWFLITPLAGLASVALAAYLYHYVNNQESGTEKMEAIAKAIKEGAKAYLRRQNLTLTVFVLVMATVLGILFGITQSIFHGASIAIAYLFGSLCTAVASYAGMMAAVKANVKTANAAKSGLKKAFPVAFFGGAVMGLATVGLALLGISLLFYIYNVVLGWTEGEAANIVLGFSFGASALALFAKAGGGIYTKTADISADLVGKVELGIPEDDPRNPAVIADNVGDNVGDVAGMGADLIDSYIASVIAAVIIGAEIGGGIFATLPLLIAAVGVFASIVGTLFVKVTVANNPGAALNRGTFSTCLFFAIFLLIITYFSGLSGNMWLGVFLPTLAGLIAGMIIGITTDYFTSIDRAPTQKVASSSTSGAAINILTGFSYGIMSIVPPIMGICAATLASWYLASAFGVEPFYGIAVSALGMLSIVGMIISADAYGPISDNAKGIAEQSGLGEEVIEVADKLDAAGNTSKAITKGFAIGAAALTVLALFHGYLTLVDIPTLDLMKPEVVVGIFAGAMMPPLLSAMLILAVGKNAGRMVEEIRRQFKEIPGLMEGKTKPDYAKCVDIATKGALRELILPCALAIIAPIVVVSTLGKEALAGFLAGSIITGIIFALFMANSGGAWDNAKKYIEAGAFGGKGSEAHKAAVTGDTVGDPFKDTAGPSLNTMITVMSLVASVFAPLILLLIH; this comes from the coding sequence ATGGAATGGTTCCTTATAACTCCATTAGCTGGTTTGGCTTCTGTTGCTCTTGCAGCTTATCTTTATCATTATGTTAACAACCAAGAAAGCGGCACAGAAAAAATGGAGGCGATAGCTAAGGCAATAAAGGAAGGAGCAAAGGCATATTTAAGAAGACAAAACTTAACTCTCACAGTATTCGTTTTAGTCATGGCCACAGTGCTCGGAATACTTTTCGGAATAACCCAAAGCATATTTCACGGAGCAAGTATTGCAATAGCTTACCTATTTGGCTCATTGTGCACAGCAGTAGCCTCCTACGCTGGAATGATGGCAGCCGTCAAGGCAAACGTAAAAACAGCAAATGCAGCAAAATCCGGCTTGAAAAAAGCTTTTCCAGTAGCATTCTTCGGCGGAGCAGTTATGGGTTTAGCAACGGTAGGTTTAGCCCTCCTCGGAATCAGCCTACTATTCTACATTTATAATGTAGTGCTAGGCTGGACTGAAGGAGAAGCCGCAAACATAGTCTTAGGCTTCAGCTTCGGAGCCAGCGCGCTCGCGCTTTTTGCAAAGGCAGGGGGAGGCATCTACACAAAAACAGCAGATATAAGTGCAGATCTTGTAGGGAAAGTGGAATTGGGGATTCCAGAAGATGACCCACGAAATCCAGCTGTTATTGCAGACAATGTTGGCGACAATGTCGGTGACGTTGCGGGCATGGGTGCAGATTTGATCGACTCATACATCGCAAGCGTCATTGCAGCAGTAATCATTGGCGCTGAAATTGGAGGTGGAATCTTTGCAACACTTCCGCTTCTGATAGCAGCCGTTGGAGTTTTCGCGTCGATAGTAGGAACCCTTTTTGTAAAAGTTACTGTGGCTAACAATCCAGGAGCTGCATTGAACAGAGGAACTTTCTCAACATGCTTATTCTTTGCAATCTTCCTTCTGATTATTACGTATTTTTCAGGGTTAAGTGGAAATATGTGGCTTGGCGTTTTTCTTCCTACATTGGCTGGGTTAATTGCTGGAATGATCATTGGAATCACAACTGATTACTTCACTTCAATTGACAGAGCACCAACGCAGAAAGTTGCTTCTTCTTCCACCAGCGGCGCAGCAATAAACATACTGACAGGATTTTCTTACGGAATAATGAGCATTGTTCCACCAATAATGGGTATATGCGCCGCCACTTTAGCCTCATGGTATCTTGCAAGTGCCTTTGGAGTCGAACCCTTCTACGGAATCGCTGTCTCAGCTCTGGGAATGCTTTCAATTGTCGGAATGATAATATCCGCTGACGCTTACGGACCGATTTCTGACAACGCTAAAGGCATAGCTGAACAATCAGGGTTAGGCGAAGAAGTTATAGAAGTTGCTGACAAGCTTGACGCTGCAGGCAATACGTCAAAGGCAATAACAAAAGGTTTCGCAATAGGAGCTGCAGCCTTAACAGTCCTTGCACTTTTCCATGGCTACCTAACACTTGTAGATATTCCAACATTAGATTTAATGAAACCAGAAGTGGTGGTGGGCATTTTCGCTGGGGCAATGATGCCGCCTTTACTTTCTGCAATGCTCATCTTAGCTGTCGGGAAGAATGCTGGAAGAATGGTTGAAGAAATCCGACGCCAATTTAAAGAAATTCCTGGACTTATGGAAGGAAAAACGAAACCTGACTATGCCAAATGCGTTGACATAGCTACTAAAGGAGCCTTGAGGGAGCTTATATTGCCTTGCGCCTTGGCAATAATAGCCCCGATAGTGGTTGTGTCAACTTTGGGAAAAGAAGCACTTGCGGGATTCTTGGCTGGAAGCATCATTACAGGAATAATATTCGCTTTGTTCATGGCAAATTCTGGTGGAGCATGGGACAACGCCAAAAAGTATATTGAAGCTGGCGCTTTTGGTGGTAAAGGCTCAGAAGCACACAAGGCGGCGGTCACGGGCGACACGGTTGGCGACCCCTTCAAAGACACGGCGGGGCCTTCATTGAACACAATGATTACAGTAATGTCTCTCGTCGCATCAGTTTTCGCTCCCTTAATCTTACTATTAATACACTAG
- a CDS encoding cation-translocating P-type ATPase gives MHATEIDEAMCLLNTNRKGLTSQEAQERLKKFGYNELKEKKRRTALQMFLSEFKDIFILLLIAAAIFSAIVGYYELQRPLMPGELPKEPLEEYADSIVIAIIVVLVAVAGFVQEYRAEKALEALKKLAAPKARVLRDGRETIIPAREVVPGDILVLESGDLVPADARLIESIEVKADEAVLTGESTPVNKDAKAILPPEAPIGDRRNMVFTATHIIYGRGKAVVTATGMQSEFGKIAELVQEEEEEETPLQRKLDTFAKKIAKVVVAVCVIIFALEAFEVASTLWHGSGVLNLEGFIQAFMSSISLAVSAVPEGLPAIVTISLALGAREFARRNAIIRKLSAAEGLGAVTVICSDKTGTLTKGEMTVRKLYANSKFVDVSGVGYEPKGEFQQDGKLINPTNDTGPSTLLKIGSLCSNAQLEQNNNGSWIVIGDPTEGALIVAAAKAGFAQRELTTQYPRISEIPFTSERKRMTTVHLTPEKEKVAFMKGAPEIVLEKCSHILEDYEEKKLTAAKRKKILEVNEQMASSALRVLAMAYKRLPVELNEFNEKTVEEGLVFVGLEGMIDPPREEAIEANKKCERAGIKTVMITGDHKLTAVAVAKEIGMMKENSIVLTGVELDAMSDQDFEKIVENVAVYARVSPEHKLKIVKALKAKGHIVAMTGDGVNDAPAVKAADIGVSMGITGTDVTREASDLVLTDDNFATIVKAVEEGRVIYDNIRKYARFLIACNFDELLVIGSFAILGGIFSPELFPLPLLPAMILWINLVTDGAPAVALATDPPDVDVMDRKPRKPEEGILHGMGRFVIASFILQATGTILVFCLEYYVWPAHGFGTPETLQEARTTAFVQAAMFELFVVWNCRSETRSVWRMGRDAFKNKFFVIAEIVSIAATLGITYIPITAKMFGLSPLSLTDLAYVIGVASWGLFILPEFLMNRKIWKWK, from the coding sequence TTGCATGCCACAGAAATCGATGAAGCTATGTGTCTTCTAAATACGAACCGCAAAGGTCTAACTTCTCAAGAAGCGCAGGAAAGACTGAAAAAGTTTGGATACAATGAACTGAAAGAAAAGAAAAGAAGAACTGCGCTTCAAATGTTTTTGAGCGAATTTAAAGATATATTCATCTTACTTCTTATAGCCGCGGCGATTTTCTCTGCAATAGTCGGATATTACGAGTTGCAACGACCTTTAATGCCTGGCGAGTTACCTAAAGAGCCTCTTGAAGAGTATGCCGACTCAATTGTTATAGCCATAATAGTAGTCTTGGTTGCTGTGGCTGGCTTTGTTCAGGAATATAGAGCAGAAAAAGCGTTAGAAGCCTTGAAAAAACTTGCAGCACCTAAAGCACGCGTACTACGCGACGGAAGAGAAACCATAATTCCGGCTCGAGAAGTAGTTCCCGGTGATATTCTAGTTTTGGAGTCAGGAGACCTTGTGCCGGCGGATGCGAGATTAATAGAGAGTATCGAGGTAAAAGCCGACGAGGCTGTTTTGACAGGAGAGTCAACACCTGTAAACAAAGATGCTAAAGCGATATTGCCGCCAGAAGCGCCAATAGGCGACAGACGCAATATGGTTTTCACTGCTACCCACATCATTTATGGTCGAGGCAAGGCGGTAGTTACAGCAACTGGTATGCAAAGCGAATTTGGAAAGATAGCGGAACTTGTTCAAGAAGAAGAGGAAGAAGAAACCCCCTTGCAGAGGAAACTTGACACTTTCGCCAAGAAAATCGCCAAAGTAGTGGTGGCTGTCTGTGTGATAATTTTTGCATTAGAAGCCTTCGAAGTGGCTTCAACGCTGTGGCATGGTAGCGGAGTATTAAACCTAGAAGGTTTTATACAAGCTTTTATGTCTTCAATTTCATTGGCAGTATCCGCGGTTCCAGAAGGACTGCCTGCAATAGTCACGATTAGCCTTGCTCTGGGCGCAAGAGAATTTGCAAGACGCAACGCCATAATCAGAAAGCTTTCTGCCGCGGAAGGTTTAGGCGCCGTCACGGTCATTTGCTCAGACAAGACAGGCACATTAACAAAGGGAGAAATGACTGTTCGCAAGCTCTATGCTAACAGTAAGTTTGTGGACGTTTCAGGAGTTGGTTATGAACCAAAAGGTGAGTTTCAACAAGACGGAAAACTAATCAATCCAACAAATGACACCGGACCCTCAACACTTCTTAAAATAGGTTCGCTTTGCAGCAACGCCCAGCTTGAACAGAACAACAATGGGTCATGGATAGTTATAGGCGACCCAACTGAGGGCGCCTTAATAGTCGCTGCAGCCAAGGCTGGCTTCGCTCAAAGAGAGTTAACAACGCAGTATCCACGCATAAGCGAGATTCCCTTCACTTCGGAAAGAAAACGCATGACAACCGTCCACTTAACGCCGGAAAAAGAAAAGGTTGCATTTATGAAAGGTGCTCCCGAAATAGTCCTTGAAAAATGCAGCCATATTCTCGAAGACTATGAAGAAAAGAAACTAACCGCAGCTAAGCGGAAGAAAATCTTAGAAGTAAATGAGCAGATGGCAAGCTCGGCATTACGTGTCTTAGCCATGGCATACAAGCGACTACCAGTAGAACTTAATGAGTTTAACGAGAAGACTGTTGAAGAAGGCTTGGTTTTCGTGGGTCTGGAAGGAATGATTGACCCACCACGTGAAGAAGCAATCGAAGCCAACAAGAAATGCGAAAGAGCTGGAATAAAAACTGTAATGATAACTGGTGACCACAAACTCACGGCTGTAGCAGTAGCGAAAGAAATCGGAATGATGAAAGAAAATAGCATAGTTCTCACTGGTGTAGAATTAGATGCTATGAGCGACCAAGATTTCGAAAAAATCGTGGAAAACGTTGCCGTGTACGCGAGAGTTTCGCCAGAGCATAAGTTGAAAATTGTAAAAGCCTTGAAGGCTAAAGGACACATTGTAGCAATGACGGGCGACGGAGTCAACGATGCACCAGCAGTTAAGGCTGCAGACATAGGCGTTTCAATGGGCATAACAGGCACAGATGTCACACGTGAAGCCTCAGACCTTGTGCTTACAGACGACAATTTTGCAACCATAGTTAAGGCGGTTGAGGAAGGAAGAGTAATCTACGACAACATCCGCAAATACGCCAGATTCCTAATCGCCTGCAATTTTGACGAGTTACTTGTCATTGGGTCATTCGCTATTTTAGGAGGCATATTCAGCCCGGAACTGTTTCCGTTGCCTCTGCTTCCAGCCATGATTTTGTGGATAAACCTCGTCACCGACGGCGCACCAGCGGTAGCGTTAGCCACAGACCCTCCAGACGTGGATGTTATGGACCGGAAGCCCCGCAAGCCAGAAGAAGGAATATTGCATGGAATGGGTCGGTTTGTTATAGCGTCATTCATACTGCAAGCTACTGGAACAATACTCGTCTTCTGCCTTGAATATTATGTGTGGCCAGCCCACGGATTTGGAACCCCAGAAACTCTGCAAGAAGCAAGAACAACAGCTTTCGTGCAAGCTGCAATGTTCGAATTGTTCGTTGTCTGGAACTGCCGCTCTGAAACTCGAAGTGTGTGGAGAATGGGAAGAGACGCGTTCAAGAACAAGTTCTTCGTAATAGCTGAAATCGTTTCAATAGCCGCCACTCTAGGCATAACTTACATTCCAATAACAGCAAAAATGTTTGGTTTGTCACCGCTAAGCCTAACAGACCTAGCCTACGTAATAGGGGTAGCCAGTTGGGGACTCTTCATCCTTCCAGAATTCTTAATGAACAGAAAAATCTGGAAATGGAAATAA